In one Acidobacteriota bacterium genomic region, the following are encoded:
- a CDS encoding TldD/PmbA family protein has protein sequence MLKRERAKEIFKKVLKYSTADETEAFITSTSYSLTRFANNCIHQNVAEDGMNLSVRAVVSQRTARAGTNKLDENSIRQVCEAALALARLQPPNPELLPMPGPQMYRAVDRFDTESAELSPQSRAETVRAAIERAEKDGLTAAGVYSNGIYVTGLFNSRGLEAFHEETSSEFSITMLKEGSSGWAKKTSPSCLELEPEVLSDCAARKALESQQPQDIAPGKYTVILEPAAVLDLMGFLFFDFGGLSVHERRSCLTGRVGEKLFGENINVRDDVFHPLQAGAPFDGEGIPRQRVKLVEKGKVANLVYARATARKMGKTATGHGFPLPNEYGEAPMNIVMDGGKKTVEDMVKSTSRGLLVTRLWYIREVDPYQKILTGMTRDGTFWIEDGEVRHGVKNLRFNQSLFEMLNQVEAMGVAQRTAGEESFEMVVPAMKVNEFNFSSSTRY, from the coding sequence ATGCTCAAACGCGAACGCGCAAAAGAGATTTTCAAGAAGGTCCTCAAGTATTCCACAGCCGACGAGACGGAAGCCTTTATCACGTCCACCTCGTATTCTCTAACTCGCTTTGCCAACAACTGCATTCACCAGAACGTTGCTGAAGACGGTATGAACCTGTCCGTGCGAGCTGTGGTCAGCCAGCGGACGGCGAGGGCAGGCACCAATAAGCTCGACGAAAATTCCATCCGACAGGTTTGCGAAGCAGCGCTGGCTCTTGCCCGCCTGCAGCCTCCCAACCCGGAGTTGCTGCCGATGCCGGGCCCTCAAATGTATCGTGCGGTGGACCGGTTTGATACTGAATCTGCGGAGTTGAGTCCGCAGTCGCGCGCAGAAACGGTCCGAGCGGCCATCGAACGTGCCGAGAAGGACGGCCTGACGGCTGCCGGAGTCTATTCCAACGGTATTTACGTGACGGGCCTTTTCAACTCGCGCGGCCTGGAAGCTTTCCACGAGGAAACCAGTTCGGAGTTCTCCATCACCATGCTGAAGGAGGGCAGCTCGGGGTGGGCCAAGAAAACTTCGCCTTCCTGTCTCGAACTGGAGCCGGAAGTACTATCGGATTGCGCGGCTCGTAAAGCTCTTGAGAGTCAGCAGCCCCAGGACATTGCGCCAGGTAAGTACACGGTGATTCTTGAGCCGGCTGCTGTCCTGGACCTGATGGGTTTTCTCTTCTTCGATTTTGGCGGGCTGTCGGTCCACGAGCGACGGAGTTGCCTTACTGGCCGGGTTGGCGAAAAGCTCTTTGGTGAAAACATCAACGTCCGCGATGACGTGTTTCACCCGTTGCAGGCGGGCGCTCCGTTTGACGGGGAGGGTATCCCGCGGCAGCGCGTGAAGCTGGTGGAGAAGGGAAAAGTCGCAAATCTCGTTTATGCGAGGGCGACAGCCCGCAAGATGGGAAAGACCGCCACGGGCCACGGCTTTCCGCTCCCCAATGAATACGGGGAGGCGCCGATGAACATCGTGATGGATGGCGGCAAGAAGACCGTTGAAGACATGGTGAAGTCTACCTCGCGCGGTTTGCTCGTTACCCGGCTCTGGTACATCCGCGAGGTAGATCCTTATCAGAAGATACTGACAGGGATGACGCGCGATGGGACTTTCTGGATCGAAGATGGCGAGGTCCGACACGGCGTCAAGAACCTCCGCTTCAACCAGAGCTTGTTTGAGATGCTCAATCAGGTTGAGGCCATGGGCGTCGCGCAGCGGACCGCTGGCGAAGAATCTTTTGAGATGGTGGTTCCCGCGATGAAAGTGAATGAATTTAATTTTTCTTCTTCCACGCGATACTGA
- a CDS encoding TldD/PmbA family protein yields MKKFGALALDAATSQGATYADVRVMDIRQRYLSTKNGETAQVRESESLGLGVRVIVDGAWGFASTDDLSRQGILAAALKAVEIARASALAKKHDVYLASETKTVDHWEGPCRVDPFLIPVSTCLDLMLKVDAELRKVKEITLAEVAMDFHRIDQLFVSTNGSEIRQIKNQTGTGLVATSFAGNEIQRRSYPNSFGGQYQTKGYELVEELDLLGNAPRVAEEAAALHACDQCPAGERDIILGSSQVGLQIHESIGHPIELDRVLGTEANFAGMSFLTLDQLGTLKYASDIVNVVADATPAHGPGLGTFAYDDEGVPANNTPIITEGLFTGYLTSRETAAAIGQERSNGSMRAEGWNRIPLIRMTNVSLLPGKGTLDDLIADTGDGIYMETNRSWSIDDRRYNFQFGTEIGWEIKDGKRTRMLKNPSYGGITTEFWNSCDAICGPEEWTLWGTPNCGKGQPQQTMGTGHGASPARFRKVQVGVAYLK; encoded by the coding sequence ATGAAAAAGTTCGGAGCACTGGCACTTGATGCGGCGACCTCGCAGGGCGCAACCTATGCTGACGTTCGTGTAATGGACATTCGCCAGCGCTATCTTTCCACGAAGAACGGCGAAACAGCACAGGTTAGAGAATCAGAATCCCTGGGGCTGGGAGTGCGGGTGATAGTGGACGGCGCCTGGGGGTTCGCTTCGACGGACGATCTGTCCCGCCAGGGCATTCTTGCCGCCGCGCTAAAGGCGGTTGAAATTGCCCGGGCCAGCGCTCTGGCAAAGAAGCATGACGTTTATCTCGCCTCGGAAACAAAGACCGTGGATCACTGGGAAGGCCCCTGCCGGGTGGATCCATTCTTGATACCCGTGTCAACCTGCCTGGACCTGATGCTGAAGGTCGATGCCGAACTGCGCAAGGTGAAGGAAATTACTCTCGCGGAAGTGGCGATGGACTTTCATCGCATTGACCAGCTTTTCGTTTCCACCAACGGCTCGGAAATCCGGCAGATCAAGAACCAGACCGGAACGGGACTCGTGGCCACCTCATTTGCCGGAAACGAAATCCAGCGGCGCTCTTATCCAAACTCGTTTGGCGGGCAATACCAGACCAAGGGTTACGAATTAGTGGAGGAACTCGACCTGCTGGGGAACGCTCCGCGCGTTGCCGAAGAAGCAGCCGCTTTGCACGCTTGTGACCAGTGCCCGGCGGGCGAAAGGGACATCATCCTGGGCAGTTCTCAGGTTGGTCTGCAGATTCATGAATCGATCGGCCACCCTATCGAGCTTGACCGCGTTCTGGGCACGGAAGCGAATTTTGCGGGCATGAGTTTTCTGACGCTCGACCAGTTGGGGACCTTGAAGTACGCTTCAGACATCGTGAACGTTGTTGCCGACGCCACGCCCGCGCACGGGCCAGGCCTTGGCACGTTCGCTTATGACGACGAGGGCGTGCCGGCAAACAACACCCCCATTATCACAGAAGGTTTGTTCACCGGTTACCTGACTTCGCGCGAAACCGCGGCAGCGATTGGCCAGGAGCGCTCCAATGGCAGCATGCGGGCCGAAGGCTGGAACAGGATTCCGTTAATCCGCATGACCAACGTCAGTCTGCTTCCGGGCAAGGGCACGCTTGACGACCTGATTGCCGATACCGGCGACGGAATTTACATGGAGACCAACCGGAGCTGGTCCATTGATGACCGCCGTTACAATTTCCAGTTCGGGACCGAAATTGGCTGGGAAATCAAAGACGGCAAGCGGACCCGCATGCTGAAGAACCCCAGCTATGGGGGGATCACAACTGAGTTCTGGAATTCCTGCGACGCCATCTGCGGCCCGGAAGAGTGGACGTTGTGGGGTACGCCGAACTGCGGCAAGGGACAGCCGCAGCAAACCATGGGGACCGGACACGGCGCTTCTCCTGCTCGCTTCCGTAAAGTACAGGTGGGAGTTGCGTATTTAAAGTAG
- a CDS encoding adenosylhomocysteinase yields the protein MPVTNKIAHDVKDLGLATKGKTRIEWAGQWMPVLKLIQDRFRKEKPLKGLKISACLHVTTETANLAVTLRDGGADVVLCASNPLSTQDDVAASLVQDYQIPVFAIKGEDNDTYYSHIQSALEHRPHITMDDGADLVTTILTKGKELIPGIIGGTEETTTGVIRLRAMARQGVLKYPIIAVNDADTKHLFDNRYGTGQSTVDGIVRATNILLAGSAVVVAGYGWCGRGFAMRARGLGADVIVTEVNPTRALEARMDGFRVMPMSDAAKIGHVFVTLTGDKSVLRKEHFEVMKDGAAIANSGHFNVEIDIPALEDLATSKRGVREFVDEYALADGRKIYLLGEGRLINLAAAEGHPAAVMDMSFADQALSVEYLARNSKDLKPDVYPVPTDLDEMVAKLKLESMGIEIDTLTPEQVAYLASWSEGT from the coding sequence ATGCCTGTGACCAATAAAATCGCTCACGACGTTAAGGATCTGGGCCTGGCCACCAAGGGCAAAACACGCATTGAGTGGGCCGGCCAGTGGATGCCCGTCCTGAAGCTGATCCAGGACCGGTTTCGGAAGGAGAAGCCACTCAAGGGCCTCAAAATTTCCGCGTGCCTGCATGTTACTACTGAAACAGCCAATCTGGCCGTCACGCTTCGCGACGGTGGAGCGGACGTTGTGCTCTGCGCCTCGAACCCGTTAAGCACTCAGGACGACGTGGCCGCCTCTCTCGTGCAGGACTACCAGATCCCTGTCTTCGCCATCAAGGGCGAGGACAATGACACCTATTATTCCCACATTCAATCCGCCCTTGAGCATCGCCCGCATATCACTATGGATGACGGCGCGGATCTGGTGACGACTATCCTGACCAAGGGCAAGGAACTGATTCCGGGCATCATCGGCGGAACGGAGGAAACGACTACCGGCGTCATCCGCCTGCGCGCCATGGCCAGGCAGGGCGTGTTGAAGTATCCCATCATCGCCGTCAATGACGCCGATACCAAGCACCTGTTTGACAACCGCTACGGGACAGGACAATCGACGGTCGATGGCATTGTCCGGGCGACGAACATTCTGTTGGCCGGCTCGGCGGTGGTTGTTGCCGGTTACGGGTGGTGCGGACGCGGCTTTGCCATGCGGGCACGTGGCCTGGGTGCCGACGTAATTGTGACCGAAGTCAATCCAACGCGGGCGCTGGAAGCCCGGATGGATGGCTTCCGGGTGATGCCGATGAGCGACGCGGCGAAGATTGGCCACGTGTTTGTGACGCTTACCGGCGACAAGTCGGTCTTGAGAAAAGAGCATTTTGAGGTTATGAAAGACGGCGCAGCGATTGCCAATTCCGGGCATTTCAATGTGGAAATTGACATTCCTGCTCTGGAAGATCTTGCCACTTCCAAGCGCGGCGTCCGGGAGTTTGTTGACGAATACGCTTTGGCTGATGGCCGGAAAATTTATCTGCTGGGTGAAGGCCGGCTGATCAACCTGGCGGCGGCGGAGGGGCATCCGGCAGCCGTGATGGATATGAGCTTTGCCGACCAGGCCCTCTCGGTTGAGTATCTTGCCAGGAACAGCAAGGACCTGAAGCCCGATGTCTATCCTGTTCCCACCGACCTTGACGAGATGGTTGCCAAATTGAAACTGGAGTCGATGGGTATCGAGATTGATACGCTGACCCCGGAACAGGTGGCGTACCTGGCATCATGGTCTGAAGGAACCTAA
- a CDS encoding methionine adenosyltransferase, whose amino-acid sequence MAGLEHHYFFTSESVTEGHPDKVCDQISDAVLDAVLAADPKGRVACESMVKDADVYVIGEVTTTAKLDIERLVRDTVHAIGYTDAEGGFTWDKCKVHVNLTRQSGDIDMGVSTGGAGDQGMMFGYACDDTEELMPLPITLAQKLCLRLAEVRKKNILDFVRPDGKSQVTVEYQDHKPLRVDAVVVSTQHSASVSNETLREGIIQCVIKPVIPSAMMDSNTKYHINPTGRFVTGGPVGDSGLTGRKIIVDTYGGWARHGGGAFSGKDPTKVDRSAAYMARYIAKNIVAAGLATHAEVQLAYAIGVSEPVSVLVDTFGTGKVENGRLVELVRKHFKLSPRGIIESLDLLRPIYRKTAAYGHFGRLDPEFAWERTDKAAILRKESGL is encoded by the coding sequence GTGGCTGGGCTTGAGCATCACTACTTTTTTACTTCCGAGTCGGTGACGGAAGGACATCCCGACAAAGTGTGCGATCAGATTTCTGACGCGGTGCTTGACGCCGTGCTGGCAGCGGACCCGAAGGGACGTGTTGCCTGCGAATCGATGGTGAAGGATGCGGACGTTTATGTCATTGGCGAAGTCACCACCACCGCCAAGCTGGACATTGAACGTCTGGTTCGCGACACCGTTCATGCCATTGGTTATACGGACGCCGAAGGCGGCTTTACCTGGGACAAATGCAAGGTCCATGTGAATCTGACGCGGCAAAGCGGCGACATTGATATGGGCGTTTCAACCGGTGGCGCGGGGGACCAGGGCATGATGTTCGGCTACGCCTGCGACGACACCGAGGAACTGATGCCTCTGCCGATCACCCTGGCCCAGAAACTCTGCCTGCGGCTGGCGGAAGTCCGAAAGAAAAACATTCTGGATTTCGTCCGGCCTGATGGGAAATCTCAAGTTACGGTTGAGTATCAGGACCATAAACCTCTGAGGGTAGATGCCGTCGTGGTTTCCACGCAGCACTCGGCCAGTGTTTCCAACGAAACGCTCCGCGAAGGCATCATCCAATGCGTTATCAAGCCGGTTATCCCCTCCGCGATGATGGATTCTAATACCAAGTACCACATCAATCCTACAGGCCGCTTTGTGACCGGCGGGCCGGTGGGCGACTCCGGCCTGACGGGAAGGAAGATCATTGTTGACACCTACGGCGGGTGGGCCCGCCACGGAGGCGGCGCATTCTCCGGAAAAGATCCGACCAAGGTGGACCGTTCGGCCGCATACATGGCCCGCTATATCGCAAAGAACATTGTTGCTGCCGGCCTGGCAACTCATGCGGAAGTTCAACTTGCTTACGCCATAGGAGTTTCCGAGCCGGTGTCCGTGCTGGTAGATACCTTTGGCACGGGGAAAGTCGAAAACGGGCGTCTGGTTGAGCTGGTTCGCAAGCACTTCAAACTGTCGCCCCGGGGCATCATCGAGTCGCTCGATCTGCTCCGCCCGATTTACAGAAAGACGGCAGCTTATGGTCACTTCGGACGGCTCGATCCAGAGTTTGCATGGGAGCGGACCGACAAAGCTGCGATTTTACGGAAGGAGAGTGGTTTGTAA
- a CDS encoding peptide chain release factor 2, with amino-acid sequence METVEKQIARPGFWEDQQDSQKILMRRKRLESAIESDERLAAKLSDLEAYFELAGEGESVLQEIRGEMGVLRDEVDQLETTSLLPNENDQLNAIVTIHPGAGGTESQDWAEMLLRMYRRWAERHNFKFTLNDYQAGEEAGLKSATFTVTGDYAYGLLSAESGVHRLVRISPFDQAARRHTSFASVYVSPEIDDSISVEIKPDELRVDTYRSSGKGGQHVNTTDSAVRVTHIPTGIVAQCQNERSQHRNREMAMKFLRSRLYALELQRRREAAQKLEDSKGEIAFGNQIRSYVLHPYRLIKDHRTKFEVGDTDRVLDGDIDAFIQAYLMSRRAVAKTG; translated from the coding sequence CTGGAAACGGTCGAAAAGCAGATTGCCCGCCCCGGCTTCTGGGAAGACCAGCAGGACTCTCAAAAAATACTCATGCGACGCAAGCGCTTGGAGTCCGCGATTGAGTCGGACGAGCGCCTGGCTGCGAAGTTATCTGATCTTGAAGCTTACTTTGAGCTGGCAGGAGAAGGCGAAAGCGTTCTGCAGGAGATCCGCGGTGAAATGGGCGTCCTGCGCGACGAAGTGGACCAATTGGAAACCACCAGCCTTCTGCCCAACGAAAACGACCAGTTAAACGCCATCGTGACGATCCATCCGGGAGCAGGCGGGACGGAATCGCAGGACTGGGCGGAAATGCTGTTGCGCATGTACCGGCGATGGGCTGAGCGCCACAACTTCAAATTCACTCTGAATGATTACCAGGCCGGCGAAGAAGCGGGACTGAAGTCAGCAACATTTACCGTTACAGGCGATTATGCCTACGGCCTGTTGAGTGCGGAGAGCGGCGTGCATCGGCTGGTCCGGATTTCTCCTTTTGATCAGGCCGCGCGCCGGCACACCTCATTTGCGTCGGTCTATGTAAGCCCGGAAATCGACGACAGCATCAGTGTTGAAATCAAGCCTGATGAATTAAGGGTTGATACTTACCGCTCTTCGGGGAAGGGCGGCCAGCACGTCAACACCACCGATTCTGCCGTGCGCGTTACGCACATTCCCACAGGAATTGTGGCGCAGTGCCAGAATGAGCGGTCGCAGCATCGGAACCGCGAGATGGCTATGAAGTTTCTGCGCTCGCGGCTCTACGCCCTCGAGCTTCAAAGGCGGCGAGAGGCGGCGCAGAAGCTGGAGGATTCCAAGGGCGAGATCGCCTTTGGCAATCAGATTCGTTCCTATGTGCTGCATCCGTACCGGCTGATCAAGGACCACCGGACCAAGTTTGAGGTTGGCGACACCGACCGCGTGCTCGATGGTGATATCGATGCTTTTATCCAGGCTTACCTGATGTCAAGGCGCGCCGTGGCGAAAACAGGATAG
- the lnt gene encoding apolipoprotein N-acyltransferase, translated as MSGWGMTAANSSLSIWFSKALVRLAASGLSGLLLFACFPVIDWNILVWVACAPLLLALVTGRSWLQGFWLGYVAGAVFLSGSCYWFVSVMQGYGNLNPVVAAGVLGLFVIVFSTFYGILGLFETAVARRSVGAALILSPFLWVAMELARTYLITGFPWNLLGYAVRPVGLQQVASVTAVYGLSFLAVVTSALVVWVLLERGRKASVVALAFWAAVLLAGNRLLDPPALRPEPNVAVLVQPNIPLGEAATDSWVPWTNPAPVESLVSDSIEAAQESGATLATPPLVIWPETSAPFLYGRDAVFRGALQSLAKRANAYTISGTVTFAGQGSSRPENAAVLLGPDGDLLLHYVKIHLVPFGEYVPWWAFPGRVGKITAEVGDFVPGKSVEVARTSEGTIGIFICYEAIFPQLVRKFAANGAGVLVNISDDGWYGNSSAPFQHFEMARFRAIENGRFVLRGTNNGITAIIDPYGRVRKEIPRNQYGILTGHFRYLSTKTFYTEYGDVFSWFCVAVATVVVLALLTMPGFRRAQPAENKNYLEE; from the coding sequence TTGTCCGGGTGGGGAATGACGGCCGCCAATTCATCCCTTTCAATCTGGTTCAGTAAAGCTTTGGTTCGCCTCGCGGCAAGCGGTTTGAGCGGCCTGCTGCTCTTCGCATGTTTCCCGGTTATCGACTGGAACATTCTGGTATGGGTAGCCTGTGCGCCTCTGCTGTTGGCCCTGGTTACGGGAAGGAGCTGGCTGCAAGGGTTCTGGCTAGGCTATGTAGCCGGGGCGGTGTTTCTTTCCGGCAGTTGTTACTGGTTCGTTAGTGTGATGCAGGGCTACGGAAATCTCAACCCAGTCGTTGCGGCAGGGGTCCTTGGTCTATTTGTAATTGTATTTTCTACGTTTTATGGAATATTGGGATTGTTTGAAACTGCCGTAGCTAGGAGGTCCGTTGGGGCTGCCCTGATATTGAGTCCATTCCTGTGGGTTGCAATGGAACTGGCCCGGACTTACCTCATTACAGGGTTTCCATGGAATTTACTTGGTTATGCAGTCCGGCCCGTAGGATTGCAGCAGGTGGCATCTGTCACCGCCGTTTACGGGCTTTCGTTCCTCGCTGTAGTCACAAGCGCGTTGGTGGTGTGGGTGTTGCTGGAACGAGGTCGAAAGGCGTCCGTGGTGGCCCTGGCTTTCTGGGCAGCGGTTCTTCTTGCTGGCAATCGGTTGCTCGATCCACCGGCCCTGCGGCCAGAGCCCAACGTTGCAGTGCTGGTTCAACCCAATATTCCACTCGGCGAAGCCGCCACGGACTCCTGGGTTCCATGGACAAATCCGGCGCCGGTCGAAAGCCTGGTGTCGGATAGCATTGAAGCCGCCCAGGAGTCCGGCGCCACACTTGCAACGCCGCCACTTGTGATCTGGCCTGAGACTTCCGCACCATTCCTTTATGGCCGTGATGCCGTATTTCGCGGAGCCCTTCAGAGCTTGGCGAAACGGGCGAACGCCTACACCATCAGCGGAACGGTGACTTTTGCGGGGCAGGGATCTTCACGGCCCGAGAATGCGGCCGTGCTGCTCGGGCCAGACGGCGATTTACTACTCCATTATGTTAAAATTCATCTGGTGCCCTTTGGCGAATATGTACCGTGGTGGGCGTTCCCGGGGAGGGTGGGGAAGATCACGGCCGAGGTAGGCGACTTTGTTCCTGGAAAGTCCGTCGAGGTGGCGAGAACCTCGGAGGGCACGATCGGGATTTTCATCTGCTACGAGGCCATTTTCCCCCAGTTGGTGCGGAAATTTGCGGCAAACGGAGCGGGCGTCCTGGTTAATATTTCTGACGATGGCTGGTACGGCAATTCGTCGGCCCCTTTTCAGCATTTTGAGATGGCGCGTTTTCGGGCAATCGAGAACGGGCGTTTCGTGTTACGCGGCACGAATAATGGCATCACGGCGATCATTGACCCTTACGGAAGGGTCCGGAAAGAGATTCCTCGGAACCAATACGGAATTCTGACCGGTCATTTTCGTTACCTGTCAACGAAGACCTTCTACACGGAATACGGTGACGTTTTTTCCTGGTTCTGTGTTGCTGTAGCAACTGTGGTGGTTCTTGCGCTGCTGACGATGCCCGGTTTTCGGCGTGCACAACCGGCTGAAAACAAGAATTATCTTGAGGAGTAA
- a CDS encoding SPOR domain-containing protein: MGKPIDYFRDDKGASGRQLVLMFLAAVAVCAVFFSLGFVVGYNRAPSKTAPATENVSASGEIPPTVNPAAGSSNPSSPQSMETENLSQGSASVPPPERPRPLMSEPAANVQPLATETPKVTTPKVVTRNKPAAAPRSQSAAPPSISSGAHFAVQVMASKTRIDAENLVKLLKSRGYPVHILTPDQAHARDKLYRVQVGPFMTRVAADATRDKLVGEGFRPFVVH, encoded by the coding sequence ATGGGTAAGCCAATTGATTATTTTCGGGATGATAAAGGCGCTTCGGGGCGCCAATTGGTCCTGATGTTCCTGGCGGCGGTTGCTGTATGCGCCGTGTTCTTTTCACTGGGCTTCGTTGTGGGCTACAATCGCGCTCCTTCGAAGACGGCCCCTGCCACAGAGAATGTAAGCGCGTCGGGGGAAATCCCTCCTACTGTGAATCCTGCTGCGGGCAGTTCCAACCCGTCATCTCCACAGAGTATGGAGACTGAAAATCTGAGTCAGGGGTCGGCTTCTGTTCCTCCACCAGAGCGCCCGCGACCATTAATGTCCGAACCTGCTGCTAATGTACAGCCTCTGGCCACCGAGACGCCTAAAGTAACCACTCCAAAAGTTGTGACCAGAAACAAACCTGCCGCCGCGCCTCGAAGTCAGTCCGCGGCCCCGCCTTCAATTAGTTCAGGCGCTCACTTCGCTGTCCAGGTAATGGCCTCAAAGACCCGTATTGATGCAGAAAACCTTGTTAAGCTGCTGAAATCCCGGGGCTACCCAGTTCATATTTTAACTCCCGACCAGGCCCACGCCCGAGACAAACTTTACCGCGTCCAGGTGGGTCCGTTTATGACACGCGTAGCTGCCGACGCCACTCGGGACAAATTGGTAGGGGAGGGCTTCCGGCCATTCGTAGTGCACTGA
- a CDS encoding slipin family protein has product MGYLVAGVILFFYAISCLNVLREYERAVVFRLGRVQQPDKGPGLIWIWWPIDKLVKISLRIETWDVTPQDIITRDNISVKVNAVLFYRIINAQKAVIELTNFRYSIEQLAATTLRAVLGEVELDDLLSQREKLNLRLQNIIDEQTEAWGIKVTQVQVKQVDIPQEMQRAIARQAEAERERRAKIINADGEYQASQKLADAAKILAVEPVTITLRYLQTLSELGTEKNTTIVFPIPVELLTILMQKVSASSGGQSSGKG; this is encoded by the coding sequence ATGGGCTATCTGGTTGCTGGAGTAATCCTGTTCTTCTATGCCATCTCTTGCTTGAATGTTCTGAGGGAGTACGAACGGGCGGTTGTGTTTCGGTTGGGCCGTGTGCAACAGCCGGACAAGGGACCGGGGCTGATCTGGATCTGGTGGCCCATTGATAAGCTCGTCAAGATTTCGCTGCGAATTGAGACCTGGGACGTAACGCCGCAGGACATTATTACACGTGACAATATTTCAGTAAAGGTCAATGCCGTTCTCTTCTACCGAATTATCAACGCACAGAAGGCGGTGATTGAGCTGACCAACTTTCGATATTCGATTGAGCAGCTTGCGGCAACTACCCTAAGGGCAGTGCTCGGCGAGGTTGAGCTTGATGATCTGCTTTCTCAACGCGAAAAGCTGAACCTGCGGCTACAGAACATTATCGACGAGCAGACGGAGGCGTGGGGTATCAAGGTGACTCAGGTCCAAGTGAAACAGGTGGATATTCCTCAGGAAATGCAGCGGGCGATCGCACGGCAAGCCGAGGCTGAGCGGGAGCGCCGCGCGAAAATCATTAACGCTGATGGTGAATATCAGGCGTCACAGAAACTGGCGGATGCGGCCAAGATCCTGGCGGTAGAACCTGTCACCATCACTTTGCGATATCTCCAGACTCTGTCAGAATTGGGGACAGAGAAGAACACGACCATTGTGTTCCCGATACCCGTTGAGCTTCTGACGATACTGATGCAAAAAGTGAGTGCGTCATCAGGCGGCCAGAGCTCCGGAAAGGGTTAA
- a CDS encoding nodulation protein NfeD, with product MLLTGILAISPLKAAQSPPVVVQVDLDGVVQAVSADYVVRGIKYANETGASAILLELSTPGGLGDSMRDIVSAVMNSRVPVITYVFPSGSRAASAGFFILLSGDIAVMAPGTNTGAAHPVMIGGMGAGKTEETKILNDSAAFIRSIANTRGRNDKMAEDGVRQSISLTDQEALKNNLINAIANNPQDIFNEFDGKTVKRSDGSETVLKLAGARIVPYQMPWFKRILSWVADPNIAFILGAIGILGLYVEFTHPGGILPGVAGAIALVLSLFGFHLMPINYAGVVLILIGLALFGLEAAYTSHGILATGGIAAVIFGSMILINSPWPGTRIYLTTALGVVLPLAVITIVLMRFAWKATKNKAVTGEEGLVNSMGIARTELNPGGKVLVHGELWDARAEQHIPPGGRVRVRKVEGLTLHVEPVEESR from the coding sequence ATCCTTTTGACCGGGATCCTCGCGATCTCCCCGCTGAAAGCAGCCCAATCTCCTCCCGTGGTGGTGCAGGTGGATCTGGACGGAGTTGTGCAGGCCGTGAGCGCAGACTATGTTGTTCGGGGGATCAAGTACGCAAACGAGACTGGAGCCAGCGCGATCCTTCTTGAATTAAGCACACCTGGCGGGCTGGGCGATTCCATGCGTGACATTGTTAGCGCAGTAATGAACTCGCGTGTACCGGTCATCACTTACGTTTTTCCCAGCGGCAGCCGCGCCGCTTCGGCCGGGTTCTTCATTCTGCTCTCGGGAGATATCGCGGTGATGGCTCCCGGGACCAACACAGGGGCAGCCCATCCCGTAATGATCGGGGGCATGGGGGCAGGGAAGACTGAAGAAACCAAGATCCTGAACGATTCCGCTGCCTTCATCCGCTCAATTGCAAATACGCGGGGACGGAATGACAAGATGGCCGAGGATGGGGTCCGGCAGAGTATATCGCTGACGGACCAGGAGGCCCTGAAGAACAATCTTATCAATGCGATTGCCAACAACCCACAGGACATCTTCAACGAGTTTGACGGCAAGACGGTCAAGCGCTCCGACGGTTCTGAAACGGTCTTAAAGCTGGCAGGAGCCCGGATTGTTCCTTATCAAATGCCCTGGTTCAAACGCATTCTTTCCTGGGTAGCGGACCCCAATATTGCGTTCATCCTGGGCGCCATCGGCATACTGGGGTTGTATGTCGAGTTTACGCATCCGGGCGGAATTTTGCCAGGAGTCGCCGGAGCCATTGCACTGGTCCTTTCGCTATTCGGTTTCCACCTCATGCCGATTAATTATGCTGGAGTCGTCCTCATTCTGATCGGGCTCGCCCTGTTTGGACTTGAGGCAGCTTACACTTCGCACGGCATTCTGGCCACGGGTGGGATTGCAGCAGTGATTTTCGGATCGATGATCCTCATCAACTCGCCGTGGCCGGGAACGAGAATTTACCTGACGACCGCTCTGGGCGTTGTCTTGCCGCTAGCTGTCATTACCATTGTCCTCATGCGATTCGCCTGGAAAGCAACGAAGAACAAGGCGGTCACAGGCGAAGAGGGACTTGTGAACTCAATGGGGATTGCGCGCACGGAGCTGAATCCAGGGGGCAAGGTTCTTGTCCATGGAGAATTGTGGGACGCAAGGGCTGAACAACATATTCCTCCCGGCGGCCGCGTCAGGGTTCGAAAGGTGGAAGGACTTACATTGCATGTTGAGCCTGTGGAAGAATCCCGGTAG